From the genome of Vicia villosa cultivar HV-30 ecotype Madison, WI unplaced genomic scaffold, Vvil1.0 ctg.000901F_1_1, whole genome shotgun sequence, one region includes:
- the LOC131632071 gene encoding metacaspase-3-like isoform X1, which translates to MASKQQRCNHCGILLFIPLDVQAFKCSMCNGITHVQPTGPLNQAYNSLNHIAGLFRGFMNTITTSSAINSNSGNYGTNHFGYYPRPQPQRPLNPPSPYGSKRAVLCGICYHGRSYRLKGSINDVKCMKYFLIKEFGFPSDSIFMLTDDKEERNPLKIPTKYNIQMALRWLVEGSKSGDSLVFHYSGHGTQEVNMNEIDHSYRYNNAISPVDHELKGKILNDEINATIVRPLPFGAKLHAIIDACHSGNVLDLSFVCKMNREGYYTWENHTSSRNYKDTKGGVAICISACEDGQVSVDTSALSGKEVTGALTYSFIQTVQNEPGLTYGHLLSTMRSTIHGTKTGIVTLNGPIASLLNRLLGLRIKQEAQLSSSELFDMYKKQFIL; encoded by the exons ATGGCAAGTAAGCAACAAAGATGCAACCATTGTGGAATACTACTATTTATTCCACTAGATGTCCAAGCTTTTAAGTGTTCAATGTGCAATGGCATCACACATGTTCAACCCACAGGTCCATTAAATCAAGCCTACAACTCTCTTAATCATATTGCAGGTCTTTTTAGAGGCTTCATGAATACTATAACAACTAGTTCAGCAATCAACAGCAATTCAGGTAATTATGGAACAAATCATTTTGGGTATTATCCTCGGCCTCAGCCACAAAGGCCTTTGAATCCTCCTTCCCCATATGGTTCAAAAAGGGCAGTTTTGTGTGGAATCTGCTACCATGGGAGGAGTTACAGGCTTAAGGGCTCCATCAATGATGTGAAGTGTATGAAATATTTTCTGATTAAGGAGTTTGGGTTTCCAAGTGACTCCATTTTCATGCTCACAG ATGATAAGGAGGAGAGAAATCCACTGAAAATCCCAACAAAATATAACATTCAAATGGCTTTAAGGTGGCTGGTTGAGGGTAGCAAATCAGGCGATTCACTGGTATTCCATTACTCGGGACATGGCACACAGGAAGTGAACATGAATGAGATTGACCATAGCTATAGGTATAATAATGCAATTAGTCCTGTTGATCATGAGCTCAAGGGGAAGATACTGAATGATGAGATTAATGCAACAATTGTTAGGCCACTACCATTTGGTGCTAAACTTCATGCCATCATTGATGCATGTCACAGTGGGAATGTTCTGGATTTATCATTTGTGTGCAAGATGAACAG GGAAGGGTATTATACATGGGAGAATCATACAAGTTCAAGAAATTATAAAGACACAAAAGGAGGGGTAGCAATTTGTATTTCAGCTTGTGAAGATGGTCAAGTCTCTGTAGATACCTCT GCCTTAAGTGGCAAAGAAGTTACAGGTGCCTTGACTTATAGTTTCATACAAACAGTGCAAAATGAACCTGGGTTGACTTATGGTCACTTGCTTAGTACTATGCGTTCTACCATTCATGGGACTAAAACAGGCATAGTTACTCTAAATGGACCAATCGCTTCACTCTTAAATAGACTTCTTGGCCTACGCATCAAACAG GAGGCACAATTATCATCCTCCGAGTTGTTTGACATGTATAAGAAGCAGTTTATACTATGA
- the LOC131632071 gene encoding metacaspase-3-like isoform X3, protein MASKQQRCNHCGILLFIPLDVQAFKCSMCNGITHVQPTGPLNQAYNSLNHIAGLFRGFMNTITTSSAINSNSGNYGTNHFGYYPRPQPQRPLNPPSPYGSKRAVLCGICYHGRSYRLKGSINDVKCMKYFLIKEFGFPSDSIFMLTDDKEERNPLKIPTKYNIQMALRWLVEGSKSGDSLVFHYSGHGTQEVNMNEIDHSYRYNNAISPVDHELKGKILNDEINATIVRPLPFGAKLHAIIDACHSGNVLDLSFVCKMNREGYYTWENHTSSRNYKDTKGGVAICISACEDGQVSVDTSIGLKWQRSYRCLDL, encoded by the exons ATGGCAAGTAAGCAACAAAGATGCAACCATTGTGGAATACTACTATTTATTCCACTAGATGTCCAAGCTTTTAAGTGTTCAATGTGCAATGGCATCACACATGTTCAACCCACAGGTCCATTAAATCAAGCCTACAACTCTCTTAATCATATTGCAGGTCTTTTTAGAGGCTTCATGAATACTATAACAACTAGTTCAGCAATCAACAGCAATTCAGGTAATTATGGAACAAATCATTTTGGGTATTATCCTCGGCCTCAGCCACAAAGGCCTTTGAATCCTCCTTCCCCATATGGTTCAAAAAGGGCAGTTTTGTGTGGAATCTGCTACCATGGGAGGAGTTACAGGCTTAAGGGCTCCATCAATGATGTGAAGTGTATGAAATATTTTCTGATTAAGGAGTTTGGGTTTCCAAGTGACTCCATTTTCATGCTCACAG ATGATAAGGAGGAGAGAAATCCACTGAAAATCCCAACAAAATATAACATTCAAATGGCTTTAAGGTGGCTGGTTGAGGGTAGCAAATCAGGCGATTCACTGGTATTCCATTACTCGGGACATGGCACACAGGAAGTGAACATGAATGAGATTGACCATAGCTATAGGTATAATAATGCAATTAGTCCTGTTGATCATGAGCTCAAGGGGAAGATACTGAATGATGAGATTAATGCAACAATTGTTAGGCCACTACCATTTGGTGCTAAACTTCATGCCATCATTGATGCATGTCACAGTGGGAATGTTCTGGATTTATCATTTGTGTGCAAGATGAACAG GGAAGGGTATTATACATGGGAGAATCATACAAGTTCAAGAAATTATAAAGACACAAAAGGAGGGGTAGCAATTTGTATTTCAGCTTGTGAAGATGGTCAAGTCTCTGTAGATACCTCT ATAGGCCTTAAGTGGCAAAGAAGTTACAGGTGCCTTGACTTATAG
- the LOC131632071 gene encoding metacaspase-3-like isoform X2 codes for MASKQQRCNHCGILLFIPLDVQAFKCSMCNGITHVQPTGPLNQAYNSLNHIAGLFRGFMNTITTSSAINSNSGNYGTNHFGYYPRPQPQRPLNPPSPYGSKRAVLCGICYHGRSYRLKGSINDVKCMKYFLIKEFGFPSDSIFMLTDDKEERNPLKIPTKYNIQMALRWLVEGSKSGDSLVFHYSGHGTQEVNMNEIDHSYRPLPFGAKLHAIIDACHSGNVLDLSFVCKMNREGYYTWENHTSSRNYKDTKGGVAICISACEDGQVSVDTSALSGKEVTGALTYSFIQTVQNEPGLTYGHLLSTMRSTIHGTKTGIVTLNGPIASLLNRLLGLRIKQEAQLSSSELFDMYKKQFIL; via the exons ATGGCAAGTAAGCAACAAAGATGCAACCATTGTGGAATACTACTATTTATTCCACTAGATGTCCAAGCTTTTAAGTGTTCAATGTGCAATGGCATCACACATGTTCAACCCACAGGTCCATTAAATCAAGCCTACAACTCTCTTAATCATATTGCAGGTCTTTTTAGAGGCTTCATGAATACTATAACAACTAGTTCAGCAATCAACAGCAATTCAGGTAATTATGGAACAAATCATTTTGGGTATTATCCTCGGCCTCAGCCACAAAGGCCTTTGAATCCTCCTTCCCCATATGGTTCAAAAAGGGCAGTTTTGTGTGGAATCTGCTACCATGGGAGGAGTTACAGGCTTAAGGGCTCCATCAATGATGTGAAGTGTATGAAATATTTTCTGATTAAGGAGTTTGGGTTTCCAAGTGACTCCATTTTCATGCTCACAG ATGATAAGGAGGAGAGAAATCCACTGAAAATCCCAACAAAATATAACATTCAAATGGCTTTAAGGTGGCTGGTTGAGGGTAGCAAATCAGGCGATTCACTGGTATTCCATTACTCGGGACATGGCACACAGGAAGTGAACATGAATGAGATTGACCATAGCTATAG GCCACTACCATTTGGTGCTAAACTTCATGCCATCATTGATGCATGTCACAGTGGGAATGTTCTGGATTTATCATTTGTGTGCAAGATGAACAG GGAAGGGTATTATACATGGGAGAATCATACAAGTTCAAGAAATTATAAAGACACAAAAGGAGGGGTAGCAATTTGTATTTCAGCTTGTGAAGATGGTCAAGTCTCTGTAGATACCTCT GCCTTAAGTGGCAAAGAAGTTACAGGTGCCTTGACTTATAGTTTCATACAAACAGTGCAAAATGAACCTGGGTTGACTTATGGTCACTTGCTTAGTACTATGCGTTCTACCATTCATGGGACTAAAACAGGCATAGTTACTCTAAATGGACCAATCGCTTCACTCTTAAATAGACTTCTTGGCCTACGCATCAAACAG GAGGCACAATTATCATCCTCCGAGTTGTTTGACATGTATAAGAAGCAGTTTATACTATGA